In Pseudochaenichthys georgianus chromosome 6, fPseGeo1.2, whole genome shotgun sequence, a single window of DNA contains:
- the bcar1 gene encoding breast cancer anti-estrogen resistance protein 1 isoform X1, giving the protein MNYLNVLAKALYDNVAESPDELSFRKGDIMTVLERDTQGLDGWWLCSLHGRQGIVPGNRLKLLVGMYDSKQQQAMPSTPEPASCPSSIQRPLPPLSAYAKPSPATSSATCSSGYPVKPLPSAQYTSMHPAYSSPAQPNLDSVYMMPPSHGPKPSPQSVYQIPSGPSGLPPGPPSKTSLAQRQYHSPGQDIYQVPPSLGPGPGHTGGTGAGQDVYQVPPSMEKRNWESSTKPLGKVVVPTRVGQVYVYDTLKSDQDEYDVPPRHQPPGQQDIYDVPPTRQQYNTQVYDTPPMVVKGPSSGRDIYDTPVGSDKHTQQTVYDFPPSVSKDVPDAHPIREETYDVPPHFAKLKPVPAPPGQYPHNHLLDDDDEPPIPEDVYDVPPPILTDKRYRADRDGVIQHPQDIYDIPASLRSGGHSAQDVYDFPRDREEKGGERGDNNIYDVPPQVMRDAQSTSEDLSLSFKRLSASSTGSTRSNHSASSLDMVPVRDSSSSSSLPGSAPGKPLILDLEQAMERLSRLQQAVESSVSLMMSFITGNWRSSAQLEGNLPAIHQAADRVRSAVRDFLEFARGAVANSAQATDRSLQTKLFRQVGKMEEVFQSLIQHSQGLDAISWSHTGLAAPPPGGDDLDRLIMTARGIPDDAKQLASFLHGNASLLFKRNNRQQQQLPLPPIPGEISGHMTGSGSGSYQGGEKVHIQSRPLPSPPKFSAAEEEEGMERPYESTEEGWMEDYDYVHLQGKEEFEKNQKQLLEKGNISRHKTQLEQQQIKQFERLEQEVSRPINNDMTGWVPPPLHPPANQQAQNGSGGSSSCSSSSKLCHGDRQLLLFYQEQCEQNVTTVTNAIDAFFTAVNSNQPPKIFVAHSKFVILSAHKLVFIGDTLSRQAKGPEVRARVGQSSNTLCEKLKDIVISTKAAALQYPSPGATREMTDRVRELAGCTQHFRMVLGQLLVM; this is encoded by the exons AACGTGTTGGCCAAGGCGCTGTACGACAATGTGGCGGAGTCCCCGGACGAGCTGTCCTTCCGTAAGGGGGACATCATGACGGTGCTGGAGCGGGACACGCAGGGTCTGGACGGCTGGTGGCTCTGCTCCCTCCACGGTCGCCAAGGCATTGTCCCCGGCAACCGTCTCAAGCTTCTGGTCGGCATGTACGACAGCAAGCAGCAACAGGCCATGCCTTCCACGCCGGAGCCGGCCTCCTGTCCCTCTTCCATCCAGagacccctcccccctctgaGCGCCTACGCCAAACCATCACCTGCTACGTCGTCTGCTACGTGCTCCTCTGGGTATCCcgttaagcccctcccctccGCTCAGTACACATCTATGCATCCGGCGTACTCCAGCCCCGCACAGCCCAACCTTGACTCTGTGTACATGATGCCCCCCTCCCACGGCCCCAAACCGAGTCCTCAAAGTGTGTACCAGATCCCCTCTGGCCCGAGCGGACTCCCTCCAGGACCCCCCAGCAAAACCTCTCTTGCCCAGAGACAGTACCACAGCCCTGGGCAGGACATCTACCAGGTGCCCCCCTCTTTGGGCCCCGGTCCAGGCCACACTGGGGGGACAGGAGCTGGGCAGGATGTGTACCAGGTGCCCCCCTCCATGGAGAAGAGGAACTGGGAGAGCAGCACCAAGCCACTGGGCAAG GTGGTGGTTCCTACCCGGGTGGGACAAGTGTATGTGTACGACACACTGAAATCAGACCAGGACGAGTATGACGTCCCACCCAGACATCAGCCCCCGGGCCAGCAGGACATTTACGACGTGCCACCCACCCGCCAGCAGTACAACACacag gtgtatgacACTCCTCCCATGGTGGTGAAGGGGCCCTCTAGTGGTCGGGATATATATGACACCCCAGTAGGCTCGGACAAGCACACACAGCAGACG GTCTACGACTTCCCCCCCTCGGTCAGTAAAGATGTCCCTGACGCTCATCCAATTAGAGAGGAGACCTACGACGTGCCACCTCACTTTGCCAAACTCAAGCCAGTCCCCGCCCCCCCCGGCCAGTACCCGCACAACCATCTCctcgacgacgacgacgagccGCCCATTCCAGAGGACGTGTACGATGTCCCGCCCCCAATCCTGACTGACAAGCGTTACCGCGCCGACAGGGACGGGGTCATTCAGCACCCCCAGGACATCTACGATATCCCCGCCAGCCTGCGGAGCGGGGGGCACTCCGCCCAGGACGTGTATGACTTCCCCCGGGACCGAGAGGAgaaagggggagagaggggagatAACAACATCTACGATGTGCCCCCACAG GTGATGCGTGACGCCCAGTCCACCAGTGAGGACCTCAGCCTGTCCTTCAAGCGTCTCTCTGCCTCGAGCACAGGAAGTACACGGAGCAACCactctgcctcctccctggacatGGTCCCAGTCCGAGAcagctcctcatcctcctcactTCCTGGCTCTGCTCCAGGGAAGCCCCTCATCCTGGACCTGGAGCAGGCCATGGAGCGCCTGTCCCGCCTGCAGCAGGCCGTGGAGTCCAGCGTGTCCCTCATGATGTCCTTCATCACAGGAAACTGGAGAAGCTCTGCTCAGCTGGAGGGGAACCTCCCGGCCATCCACCAGGCCGCTGACCGCGTGCGCTCTGCGGTGAGGGACTTCCTGGAGTTCGCCCGGGGCGCGGTGGCTAACTCCGCCCAGGCCACGGACCGCTCTCTGCAGACCAAGCTGTTCCGTCAGGTGGGGAAGATGGAGGAGGTCTTCCAGAGTCTGATTCAGCACAGTCAGGGTTTGGACGCCATTTCCTGGTCGCACACTGGGCTCGCAGCGCCGCCACCCGGAGGGGACGACTTGGATCGGCTCATCATGACGGCTCGAGGTATCCCTGACGACGCCAAGCAGCTGGCCTCCTTCCTCCACGGCAACGCCTCGCTGCTCTTCAAGAGAAACaaccggcagcagcagcagcttccGCTTCCTCCAATCCCAGGAGAGATCAGCGGTCACATGACAGGATCAGGAAGTGGGAGCTATCAGGGAGGGGAGAAGGTGCACATTCAGTCGAGACCCCTCCCCTCGCCGCCGAAGTTCTCAgctgcagaggaggaggagggcatGGAGCGGCCGTACGAGAGCACAGAGGAGGGCTGGATGGAGGACTACGACTACGTACATTTACAG GGAAAGGAAGAGTTTGAGAAGAACCAAAAACAGCTGCTGGAGAAAGGCAACATCAGCAGACACAAGACACAACTGGAACAGCAACAG aTTAAACAGTTTGAGCGGCTGGAGCAGGAAGTCAGCCGGCCAATCAACAACGACATGACGGGCTGGGTCCCGCCCCCACTGCACCCTCCAGCCAACCAGCAGGCCCAGAATGGCTCTGGaggctcctcctcctgctcctcctcctccaagcTGTGCCACGGCGACCGGCAGCTCCTCCTCTTCTACCAGGAGCAGTGTGAGCAGAACGTCACCACGGTAACCAACGCCATCGACGCCTTCTTCACCGCCGTCAACTCTAACCAACCCCCAAAGATCTTCGTGGCGCACAGCAAGTTCGTCATCCTCAGCGCACACAAGCTAGTGTTCATCGGGGACACGCTGTCCCGGCAGGCCAAGGGCCCCGAGGTGAGGGCCCGCGTGGGGCAGAGCAGCAACACGCTCTGCGAAAAACTCAAAGACATTGTGATCAGCACCAAGGCGGCGGCGCTGCAGTACCCCTCCCCCGGAGCCACCAGGGAGATGACGGACAGGGTGAGGGAGCTGGCGGGGTGCACGCAGCACTTCAGGATGGTGCTGGGGCAGCTGCTGGTGATGTAG
- the bcar1 gene encoding breast cancer anti-estrogen resistance protein 1 isoform X2, whose translation MSVPNVLAKALYDNVAESPDELSFRKGDIMTVLERDTQGLDGWWLCSLHGRQGIVPGNRLKLLVGMYDSKQQQAMPSTPEPASCPSSIQRPLPPLSAYAKPSPATSSATCSSGYPVKPLPSAQYTSMHPAYSSPAQPNLDSVYMMPPSHGPKPSPQSVYQIPSGPSGLPPGPPSKTSLAQRQYHSPGQDIYQVPPSLGPGPGHTGGTGAGQDVYQVPPSMEKRNWESSTKPLGKVVVPTRVGQVYVYDTLKSDQDEYDVPPRHQPPGQQDIYDVPPTRQQYNTQVYDTPPMVVKGPSSGRDIYDTPVGSDKHTQQTVYDFPPSVSKDVPDAHPIREETYDVPPHFAKLKPVPAPPGQYPHNHLLDDDDEPPIPEDVYDVPPPILTDKRYRADRDGVIQHPQDIYDIPASLRSGGHSAQDVYDFPRDREEKGGERGDNNIYDVPPQVMRDAQSTSEDLSLSFKRLSASSTGSTRSNHSASSLDMVPVRDSSSSSSLPGSAPGKPLILDLEQAMERLSRLQQAVESSVSLMMSFITGNWRSSAQLEGNLPAIHQAADRVRSAVRDFLEFARGAVANSAQATDRSLQTKLFRQVGKMEEVFQSLIQHSQGLDAISWSHTGLAAPPPGGDDLDRLIMTARGIPDDAKQLASFLHGNASLLFKRNNRQQQQLPLPPIPGEISGHMTGSGSGSYQGGEKVHIQSRPLPSPPKFSAAEEEEGMERPYESTEEGWMEDYDYVHLQGKEEFEKNQKQLLEKGNISRHKTQLEQQQIKQFERLEQEVSRPINNDMTGWVPPPLHPPANQQAQNGSGGSSSCSSSSKLCHGDRQLLLFYQEQCEQNVTTVTNAIDAFFTAVNSNQPPKIFVAHSKFVILSAHKLVFIGDTLSRQAKGPEVRARVGQSSNTLCEKLKDIVISTKAAALQYPSPGATREMTDRVRELAGCTQHFRMVLGQLLVM comes from the exons AACGTGTTGGCCAAGGCGCTGTACGACAATGTGGCGGAGTCCCCGGACGAGCTGTCCTTCCGTAAGGGGGACATCATGACGGTGCTGGAGCGGGACACGCAGGGTCTGGACGGCTGGTGGCTCTGCTCCCTCCACGGTCGCCAAGGCATTGTCCCCGGCAACCGTCTCAAGCTTCTGGTCGGCATGTACGACAGCAAGCAGCAACAGGCCATGCCTTCCACGCCGGAGCCGGCCTCCTGTCCCTCTTCCATCCAGagacccctcccccctctgaGCGCCTACGCCAAACCATCACCTGCTACGTCGTCTGCTACGTGCTCCTCTGGGTATCCcgttaagcccctcccctccGCTCAGTACACATCTATGCATCCGGCGTACTCCAGCCCCGCACAGCCCAACCTTGACTCTGTGTACATGATGCCCCCCTCCCACGGCCCCAAACCGAGTCCTCAAAGTGTGTACCAGATCCCCTCTGGCCCGAGCGGACTCCCTCCAGGACCCCCCAGCAAAACCTCTCTTGCCCAGAGACAGTACCACAGCCCTGGGCAGGACATCTACCAGGTGCCCCCCTCTTTGGGCCCCGGTCCAGGCCACACTGGGGGGACAGGAGCTGGGCAGGATGTGTACCAGGTGCCCCCCTCCATGGAGAAGAGGAACTGGGAGAGCAGCACCAAGCCACTGGGCAAG GTGGTGGTTCCTACCCGGGTGGGACAAGTGTATGTGTACGACACACTGAAATCAGACCAGGACGAGTATGACGTCCCACCCAGACATCAGCCCCCGGGCCAGCAGGACATTTACGACGTGCCACCCACCCGCCAGCAGTACAACACacag gtgtatgacACTCCTCCCATGGTGGTGAAGGGGCCCTCTAGTGGTCGGGATATATATGACACCCCAGTAGGCTCGGACAAGCACACACAGCAGACG GTCTACGACTTCCCCCCCTCGGTCAGTAAAGATGTCCCTGACGCTCATCCAATTAGAGAGGAGACCTACGACGTGCCACCTCACTTTGCCAAACTCAAGCCAGTCCCCGCCCCCCCCGGCCAGTACCCGCACAACCATCTCctcgacgacgacgacgagccGCCCATTCCAGAGGACGTGTACGATGTCCCGCCCCCAATCCTGACTGACAAGCGTTACCGCGCCGACAGGGACGGGGTCATTCAGCACCCCCAGGACATCTACGATATCCCCGCCAGCCTGCGGAGCGGGGGGCACTCCGCCCAGGACGTGTATGACTTCCCCCGGGACCGAGAGGAgaaagggggagagaggggagatAACAACATCTACGATGTGCCCCCACAG GTGATGCGTGACGCCCAGTCCACCAGTGAGGACCTCAGCCTGTCCTTCAAGCGTCTCTCTGCCTCGAGCACAGGAAGTACACGGAGCAACCactctgcctcctccctggacatGGTCCCAGTCCGAGAcagctcctcatcctcctcactTCCTGGCTCTGCTCCAGGGAAGCCCCTCATCCTGGACCTGGAGCAGGCCATGGAGCGCCTGTCCCGCCTGCAGCAGGCCGTGGAGTCCAGCGTGTCCCTCATGATGTCCTTCATCACAGGAAACTGGAGAAGCTCTGCTCAGCTGGAGGGGAACCTCCCGGCCATCCACCAGGCCGCTGACCGCGTGCGCTCTGCGGTGAGGGACTTCCTGGAGTTCGCCCGGGGCGCGGTGGCTAACTCCGCCCAGGCCACGGACCGCTCTCTGCAGACCAAGCTGTTCCGTCAGGTGGGGAAGATGGAGGAGGTCTTCCAGAGTCTGATTCAGCACAGTCAGGGTTTGGACGCCATTTCCTGGTCGCACACTGGGCTCGCAGCGCCGCCACCCGGAGGGGACGACTTGGATCGGCTCATCATGACGGCTCGAGGTATCCCTGACGACGCCAAGCAGCTGGCCTCCTTCCTCCACGGCAACGCCTCGCTGCTCTTCAAGAGAAACaaccggcagcagcagcagcttccGCTTCCTCCAATCCCAGGAGAGATCAGCGGTCACATGACAGGATCAGGAAGTGGGAGCTATCAGGGAGGGGAGAAGGTGCACATTCAGTCGAGACCCCTCCCCTCGCCGCCGAAGTTCTCAgctgcagaggaggaggagggcatGGAGCGGCCGTACGAGAGCACAGAGGAGGGCTGGATGGAGGACTACGACTACGTACATTTACAG GGAAAGGAAGAGTTTGAGAAGAACCAAAAACAGCTGCTGGAGAAAGGCAACATCAGCAGACACAAGACACAACTGGAACAGCAACAG aTTAAACAGTTTGAGCGGCTGGAGCAGGAAGTCAGCCGGCCAATCAACAACGACATGACGGGCTGGGTCCCGCCCCCACTGCACCCTCCAGCCAACCAGCAGGCCCAGAATGGCTCTGGaggctcctcctcctgctcctcctcctccaagcTGTGCCACGGCGACCGGCAGCTCCTCCTCTTCTACCAGGAGCAGTGTGAGCAGAACGTCACCACGGTAACCAACGCCATCGACGCCTTCTTCACCGCCGTCAACTCTAACCAACCCCCAAAGATCTTCGTGGCGCACAGCAAGTTCGTCATCCTCAGCGCACACAAGCTAGTGTTCATCGGGGACACGCTGTCCCGGCAGGCCAAGGGCCCCGAGGTGAGGGCCCGCGTGGGGCAGAGCAGCAACACGCTCTGCGAAAAACTCAAAGACATTGTGATCAGCACCAAGGCGGCGGCGCTGCAGTACCCCTCCCCCGGAGCCACCAGGGAGATGACGGACAGGGTGAGGGAGCTGGCGGGGTGCACGCAGCACTTCAGGATGGTGCTGGGGCAGCTGCTGGTGATGTAG